A single Candidatus Thermokryptus mobilis DNA region contains:
- a CDS encoding gamma carbonic anhydrase family protein — protein MKILSYRGKFPEIDESVFIAEGAVVIGDVVIGRDSNIWFNAVIRGDVNYIRIGERTNIQDGCILHVTTQKYPLIVGNDVTVGHGAILHGAIVRDKCLIGMGAVVLDGAEVQSYSLVAAGSLVRQGFVVPEGTLVAGVPAKVVRELTEDEKKAIEESAIHYVELSREYKNLKGVSYEIKNLGL, from the coding sequence ATGAAAATTTTGTCATATAGAGGTAAGTTTCCAGAAATTGATGAATCGGTTTTCATAGCTGAAGGGGCTGTTGTCATTGGTGATGTCGTCATAGGCAGGGACTCAAACATTTGGTTCAATGCGGTGATAAGAGGTGATGTTAACTATATAAGGATCGGCGAAAGGACAAACATACAAGATGGATGCATACTCCATGTAACCACGCAGAAATATCCACTTATCGTCGGAAACGATGTAACAGTTGGACATGGTGCAATTTTACACGGGGCGATCGTACGCGACAAATGTTTAATTGGAATGGGGGCAGTAGTACTTGACGGGGCTGAAGTTCAATCATACTCGCTTGTTGCTGCTGGTTCGCTTGTAAGACAGGGCTTTGTTGTCCCGGAGGGAACACTGGTGGCTGGCGTTCCAGCTAAAGTGGTTCGTGAATTAACCGAGGATGAAAAGAAAGCAATTGAAGAATCAGCTATTCATTATGTTGAACTTTCAAGGGAATATAAGAATTTAAAGGGGGTCAGTTATGAAATTAAAAATTTGGGGCTGTAG
- a CDS encoding DUF3108 domain-containing protein — protein MNFVFFIIFALMNGVFYQQEYERFEKPFDTSFIQVGEELVYEVKYLFFKLGQVKFKVIDKFTNNGKQFYKVRVDIDSYSVPFVDIHAKFEAVFDSRFIAHSYWSEQREKKYYQSVKYKLIENLPGYVVEKNYHNLEYNTRGNKIDTVKITTLYCDGPSLFYYARSNAYIKKTVLLPTFIEGVKGITLINFGKKKTRVKIDAFDSPIETYEIDGKANYIGFFGLTGNFTGWISSDKMAIPLKGKLKLFIGNIIVELKSWKKGQNLINLK, from the coding sequence ATGAATTTCGTCTTCTTTATTATTTTCGCATTGATGAATGGAGTTTTCTACCAACAGGAATATGAAAGATTTGAAAAACCATTTGATACATCTTTTATTCAAGTCGGTGAAGAACTTGTCTATGAGGTCAAATATCTCTTTTTTAAACTCGGTCAGGTTAAGTTCAAGGTGATTGATAAATTCACAAACAACGGGAAACAGTTTTACAAGGTCAGGGTAGATATTGATTCATATTCTGTTCCATTCGTTGATATACATGCAAAATTTGAGGCGGTTTTTGATTCAAGATTCATAGCACATAGTTATTGGAGCGAGCAAAGGGAGAAGAAATACTATCAAAGCGTAAAATACAAGTTAATTGAAAATTTGCCAGGGTATGTTGTTGAGAAGAATTATCATAACCTTGAATACAACACCCGCGGGAATAAAATTGACACGGTTAAAATTACAACTCTATATTGCGATGGTCCCTCGCTTTTTTATTATGCGCGTTCAAACGCATACATTAAAAAGACGGTGCTTTTGCCGACCTTTATTGAAGGGGTAAAAGGCATAACTTTGATAAACTTTGGGAAGAAAAAAACACGGGTAAAAATTGACGCATTTGACAGCCCGATTGAAACATATGAAATTGATGGAAAGGCAAATTATATTGGATTCTTTGGTTTGACTGGCAACTTTACGGGATGGATAAGCTCTGATAAAATGGCGATACCTTTAAAAGGTAAATTAAAACTTTTTATCGGAAATATAATCGTTGAACTTAAAAGTTGGAAGAAAGGACAAAACCTGATAAATTTGAAATAA